In a genomic window of Vulpes vulpes isolate BD-2025 chromosome 6, VulVul3, whole genome shotgun sequence:
- the KBTBD7 gene encoding kelch repeat and BTB domain-containing protein 7 — MQSREEAPRPRRLASPRGGRRPKRISKPSVSAFFTGPEELKDAAHSAALLAQLKSFYDARLLCDVTIEVVTPGSGPGTGRLFPCNRNVLAAACPYFKSMFTGGMYESHQANVTMHDVDAESFEVLVDYCYTGRVSLSEANVQRLYAASDMLQLEYVREACASFLARRLDLANCTAILKFADAFDHHKLRSQAQSFIAHNFKQLSRMGSVREESLADLSLAQLLSILRLDSLDIESERTVCHVAVQWLEAAPKERGPSAAEVFKCVRWTHFREEDQDYLEGLLTKPIVKKYCLDLIEGALQMRYGDKLCKALVLKPDSSSSCVVPTAENPPQRLGMCAKEMVIFFGHPRDPFLCYDPYSGDIYTMPSPLTSLAHTKTVTSSAVCVSPDHDIYLAAQPRKDLWVYKPAQNSWQQLADRLLCREGMDVAYLNGYIYILGGRDPITGVKLKEVECYNVQRNQWALVAPVPHSFYSFELIVVQNYLYAVNSKRMLYYDPGHNTWLNCASLKRSDFQEACVFNDEIYCICDIPVMKVYNPARGEWRRISNIPLDSETHNYQIVNHGQKLLLITSTTPQWKKNRVTVYEYDTREDQWINIGTMLGLLQFDSGFICLCARVYPSCLEPGQSFITEEDDARSESSTEWDLDGFSELDSESGSSSSFSDDEVWVQVAPQGNAQDHQGSL; from the coding sequence ATGCAGTCCCGGGAAGAGGCTCCGCGCCCCCGCCGCCTGGCCAGCCCCCGCGGCGGCAGGCGGCCCAAGAGGATCTCCAAGCCCTCGGTCTCGGCTTTCTTCACGGGCCCGGAGGAGCTGAAGGACGCGGCTCACTCCGCAGCCCTCCTGGCGCAGCTCAAGTCCTTCTACGACGCGCGGCTGCTGTGCGACGTGACCATCGAGGTGGTGACGCCCGGCAGCGGGCCCGGCACCGGCCGCCTCTTCCCCTGCAACCGGAACGTGCTGGCGGCCGCGTGCCCCTACTTCAAGAGCATGTTCACGGGCGGCATGTACGAGAGCCACCAGGCGAACGTGACCATGCACGATGTGGACGCCGAGTCCTTCGAGGTGCTGGTCGACTACTGCTACACGGGCCGCGTGTCGCTGAGCGAGGCCAATGTGCAGCGCCTGTACGCGGCCTCCGACATGCTGCAGCTCGAGTACGTGCGGGAGGCCTGCGCCTCCTTCCTGGCCCGCCGCCTCGACCTGGCCAACTGCACCGCCATCCTCAAGTTCGCCGACGCCTTCGACCATCACAAGCTGCGATCCCAGGCCCAGTCCTTCATAGCCCACAATTTCAAGCAGCTCAGCCGGATGGGCTCAGTAAGGGAGGAGAGCCTGGCGGATCTGAGCTTGGCCCAGCTGCTGTCCATCCTGCGCCTGGATAGTCTAGACATCGAGAGCGAGCGGACCGTGTGTCACGTGGCCGTGCAGTGGCTGGAGGCGGCTCCCAAGGAGCGCGGACCTAGCGCTGCGGAAGTCTTCAAGTGTGTCCGCTGGACACACTTCAGAGAGGAGGATCAGGATTACCTGGAGGGGCTGCTGACCAAGCCCATTGTGAAAAAGTACTGTCTGGACCTCATCGAGGGGGCCCTGCAGATGCGCTATGGTGACAAGCTGTGCAAGGCTCTGGTGCTCAAACCAGATAGCAGCAGCAGTTGTGTCGTGCCCACAGCAGAAAACCCACCCCAGAGGCTGGGTATGTGTGCCAAGGAGATGGTGATCTTCTTTGGACATCCCCGAGATCCCTTTCTGTGCTACGACCCATACTCAGGGGACATTTACACCATGCCATCCCCTTTAACCAGCTTGGCTCACACCAAGACTGTCACTTCCTCAGCTGTCTGCGTCTCTCCAGACCACGACATCTACCTGGCCGCGCAGCCCAGGAAGGACCTCTGGGTGTACAAGCCAGCCCAGAATAGTTGGCAGCAGCTGGCCGACCGCCTGCTGTGCCGGGAGGGCATGGATGTGGCCTACCTCAATGGCTACATCTACATTTTGGGTGGGCGAGACCCCATTACTGGTGTTAAACTGAAGGAAGTGGAGTGCTACAATGTCCAGAGAAACCAGTGGGCACTGGTGGCTCCTGTACCCCATTCCTTCTATTCGTTTGAACTTATAGTGGTTCAGAACTATCTTTATGCTGTGAACAGTAAGCGCATGCTCTACTATGACCCGGGCCACAATACGTGGCTGAACTGTGCTTCTCTTAAACGTAGTGACTTTCAGGAAGCCTGTGTCTTCAATGATGAGATCTACTGTATCTGCGACATCCCGGTCATGAAGGTCTACAACCCAGCCAGGGGAGAATGGAGGCGGATTAGTAATATCCCCTTGGACTCAGAGACCCACAACTACCAGATTGTCAATCATGGCCAAAAGTTGCTTCTCATTACTTCTACCACCCCTCAGTGGAAAAAAAACCGGGTGACTGTTTATGAATACGATACTAGGGAAGACCAGTGGATAAATATAGGTACCATGTTAGGTCTTTTGCAGTTTGACTCTGGCTTTATTTGCCTCTGTGCTCGTGTTTATCCTTCCTGCCTCGAACCTGGACAGAGTTTTATCACTGAGGAAGATGATGCACGGAGTGAGTCTAGTACTGAATGGGACTTAGATGGATTCAGTGAGCTGGACTCGGAGTCAGGAAGTTCAAGTTCTTTTTCCGATGATGAAGTCTGGGTGCAGGTGGCACCTC